A window of the Gossypium hirsutum isolate 1008001.06 chromosome A05, Gossypium_hirsutum_v2.1, whole genome shotgun sequence genome harbors these coding sequences:
- the LOC121228919 gene encoding uncharacterized protein, with translation MQVQTPLLEKETTMLFINTLRAPFIIHIIGSTTKSFADIVMAGEMIKNAIRGGKIEGEATKRSAPRRKDGEVNNTSTYNTRAITVGQPKTAALKQQGSQKKELGTRQNSERMQFTPIPVTYRDLYQSLYDAHAISPFHLKPLQPPYPKWYDANTRCEYHARILGHSIENCTDFKKAVERLIKVGIVKFDNTPSIENPLPNHGDQGVNAIGEASERGIKEDVTKVRMPMKVIWEEMMKRVCVLEDEQQRISRPMIIISLQGNNEVGAQMEPKVIIHKPVSFPYKDNKRVPWCYNCQVSMPEKEDIASTSKDVQVEGFHTRSRKQYDMVGVREEPTKAKGVSMEKEKGAEMPIKEPVKEEEAKEFLKFLKHSKYSVVEQLCEQPARISVLTLLLSS, from the exons atGCAAGTTCAAACACCGTTGTTGGAGAAGGAGACCACCATGTTGTTCATCAACACTCTAAGGGCTCCATTCATCATTCACATTATTGGGAGTACTACTAAAAGTTTTGCGGATATAGTAATGGCGGGAGAGATGATCAAGAATGCCATAAGAGGTGGCAAAATCGAGGGAGAAGCAACCAAGAGATCGGCCCCAAGGAGAAAGGATGGTGAAGTGAATAACACAAGCACCTACAACACGagggcaatcacagttggtcaGCCAAAAACGGCTGCGCTTAAGCAACAAGGTTCTCAAAAGAAGGAGTTGGGTACAAGGCAGAATTCTGAGAGAATGCAATTTACACCTATCCCTGTGACGTATCGTGatctttatcaaagcttatacgatgcacatgctaTTTCTCCTTTTCACTTAAAACCATTGCAgcccccatatcccaaatggtatgacgcaaacaCCAGATGTGAGTACCATGCTAGGATACTGGGGCATTCGATCGAAAATTGTACCGATTTCAAGAAGGCCGTAGAGAGGCTTATTAAGGTGGGGATAGTGAAGTTCGATAATACCCCCAGTATTGAAAACCCGTTGCCAAATCATGGCGATCAAGGAGTGAATGCTATTGGCGAAGCCAGTGAGAGAGGAATAAAGGAAGATGTTACTAAGGTGAGGATGCCTATGAAGGTGATCTGGGAGGAGATGATGAAGAGAG TATGTGTGCTAGAGGATGAACAGCAAAGAATCAGTCGGCCAATGATTATTATTTCCTTGCAGGGGAATAATGAAGTAGGGGCACAAATGGAGCCTAAggtcataatccataaacctgtgtcctttccttataaggataacaagagGGTACCATGGTGTTATAACTGTCAAGTGTCAATGCCGGAGAAGGAGGATATAGCCAGTACGTCTAAGGATGTACAAGTTGAGGGTTTTCATACACGGAGTAGGAAGCAATATGATATGGTGGGCGTCAGAGAGGAGCCCACAAAAGCAAAGGGTGTTAGTATGGAGAAGGAGAAAGGGGCTGAAATGCCTATCAAGGAGCCAGTAAAGGAAGAGGAGGctaaggaatttctaaagttTCTTAAGCATAGCAAGTATAGCGTGGTCGAGCAGTTGTGTGAGCAGCCGGCTCGCATATCAGTATTGACTCTACTTTTGAGTTCTTAG